In a genomic window of Demequina muriae:
- a CDS encoding ribose-phosphate diphosphokinase has protein sequence MSAEISHASERRMVVAGGRAHPDLATAVARDLEIELLPTTAYTFANGELYVRFGESVRGADAFVIQSHAAPINEAIMEQLIMVDALKRASAKQITVVIPCYGYARQDKKHKGREPISARLMADLFKTAGADRIMSIDLHTAQIQGFFDGPVDHLWAMPLLAQYVRTRVSPDNLTIVSPDAGRVRLADQWSDHLGAPLAIIHKRRDPSVPNQVKVHELVGQVKGRTCVLVDDMIDTGGTIVQAAEALFENGAKDVIVASTHGLLSGPAMERLRDSQISEVVVTDTLPISEEKQFDKLTVLSIAPLIARAVREVFDDGSVTSLFQGNV, from the coding sequence ATGAGCGCAGAGATCTCGCACGCGAGTGAGCGACGGATGGTGGTGGCGGGAGGCCGTGCGCACCCTGATCTTGCGACGGCAGTCGCGCGTGACCTCGAAATCGAGCTCCTTCCGACCACCGCGTACACCTTCGCCAACGGCGAGCTGTACGTCCGGTTCGGCGAGAGCGTGCGCGGGGCCGATGCGTTCGTGATCCAGTCGCACGCGGCGCCGATCAACGAGGCGATCATGGAGCAGCTGATCATGGTCGACGCGCTCAAGCGCGCCTCGGCCAAGCAGATCACCGTCGTGATCCCTTGCTACGGCTACGCCCGGCAGGACAAGAAGCACAAGGGCCGCGAGCCCATCTCCGCGCGCCTCATGGCCGACCTGTTCAAGACCGCTGGCGCCGACCGCATCATGTCGATCGACCTGCACACTGCGCAGATTCAGGGATTCTTCGACGGCCCTGTCGACCACCTGTGGGCCATGCCGCTGCTCGCTCAGTACGTGCGCACCAGGGTCTCGCCCGACAACCTCACCATCGTGTCCCCGGATGCGGGGCGCGTGCGCCTCGCCGACCAGTGGTCGGATCACCTGGGGGCTCCGCTCGCGATCATTCACAAGCGTCGCGACCCGTCGGTGCCCAACCAGGTCAAGGTCCACGAACTCGTGGGTCAGGTCAAGGGCCGGACGTGCGTGCTCGTGGACGACATGATCGACACGGGCGGCACCATCGTCCAGGCGGCCGAAGCGCTGTTCGAGAACGGCGCCAAGGACGTGATCGTGGCGTCGACGCACGGGCTGCTGTCCGGACCGGCCATGGAGCGCCTGCGCGACTCGCAGATCTCGGAGGTCGTGGTGACCGATACCCTGCCGATCTCCGAAGAGAAGCAGTTCGACAAGCTCACCGTGCTGTCGATCGCGCCGCTCATCGCTCGGGCGGTGCGAGAAGTCTTCGACGACGGCTCGGTCACGAGCCTCTTCCAGGGCAACGTCTAG
- a CDS encoding TatD family hydrolase, with translation MTRRGVWPAAPAPLPGPIVDNHCHLDFPAGDEPRSVEDRLAEADAAGVTRVVQIGCDLESARWTADAVARFPQMVGGVALHPNDAAVLAAEGAYDEAFAEISELARGERIRVVGETGLDYYRTGPEGRGAQLQAFRDHIALAKELNKPLQIHDRDAHADVIDVLMADGAPETTVFHCFSGDAAMARLCADRGWYLSFAGTVTFKNASLLQAAAAVTPLSLTLIETDSPFLTPHPHRGAPNSPAHAAHTVREIARLHDRPLEEICAAVWDTSHELYGPW, from the coding sequence GTGACCCGCAGAGGGGTCTGGCCCGCGGCGCCTGCGCCGCTGCCTGGGCCCATCGTCGACAACCACTGCCACCTGGACTTTCCCGCGGGGGATGAACCGCGCTCGGTCGAGGACCGGCTTGCGGAGGCGGATGCCGCTGGCGTGACGCGCGTGGTGCAGATCGGCTGCGACCTCGAGTCGGCCCGGTGGACGGCCGATGCGGTCGCGCGCTTTCCGCAGATGGTCGGGGGGGTGGCGCTGCATCCGAACGACGCGGCGGTGCTCGCGGCCGAGGGAGCCTACGACGAGGCCTTCGCCGAGATCTCCGAGCTGGCGCGGGGAGAGCGCATCCGGGTGGTGGGGGAGACCGGCCTGGATTACTACCGCACGGGTCCCGAGGGCCGCGGCGCACAGTTGCAGGCATTCCGTGACCACATCGCGCTGGCCAAGGAGCTGAACAAGCCTCTGCAGATCCACGACCGCGACGCGCATGCGGACGTCATTGACGTGCTCATGGCCGACGGAGCTCCGGAGACCACGGTGTTCCACTGCTTCTCGGGGGACGCTGCGATGGCGCGCCTGTGCGCCGACCGCGGGTGGTACCTGAGCTTCGCGGGGACCGTCACCTTCAAGAACGCCTCACTGCTCCAGGCAGCCGCGGCGGTGACACCGCTGTCGCTGACGCTGATCGAGACCGACTCGCCGTTCCTGACTCCCCACCCGCATCGGGGCGCGCCCAACTCGCCCGCCCACGCGGCGCATACCGTCCGGGAGATCGCGCGACTGCATGATCGGCCGCTGGAGGAGATCTGCGCCGCAGTGTGGGACACGTCGCATGAACTGTATGGTCCCTGGTAA
- a CDS encoding DUF1206 domain-containing protein: MTSTHSSSARSGTSGDAWEKAARAGYAVSGVLHIVLGVLIARIAFGSGEEADQSTALASISENAFGGVVLWFAVAAFVALGAWQAADALRGSDKSDRLKSAGKAVLYAALAFTAGSVAIGSGGGSSGDSQAQGFAGDLMAAPAGRVLVGAVGLGIIAGAAFHVYKGWTQKFREDLRATGGSEVSKGVTVTGTVGYIAKGVALGVVGGLFAFAAVTADPEKAQGIDGAIESLLGAPGGQLIVVLVGVGFGAYGLYSFARARYARM; the protein is encoded by the coding sequence ATGACCTCGACACATTCCTCCAGTGCCCGCAGCGGCACCTCCGGCGACGCGTGGGAGAAGGCGGCCCGCGCGGGCTATGCCGTCTCGGGCGTCCTTCACATCGTGCTGGGAGTGCTCATCGCGCGCATCGCTTTCGGCAGCGGAGAAGAGGCCGACCAGTCCACCGCGCTGGCCAGCATCAGCGAGAACGCGTTCGGGGGCGTCGTGCTGTGGTTCGCCGTCGCCGCGTTCGTGGCGCTCGGCGCGTGGCAGGCAGCCGATGCGCTACGCGGCTCCGACAAGTCCGACCGGCTCAAGTCGGCGGGCAAGGCAGTCCTGTATGCAGCGCTCGCCTTCACCGCCGGATCGGTCGCGATAGGCTCCGGAGGCGGTTCCAGTGGCGACTCGCAGGCTCAGGGATTCGCCGGCGACCTCATGGCGGCCCCCGCAGGGCGTGTGCTCGTCGGGGCCGTCGGCCTCGGCATCATCGCCGGCGCCGCGTTCCACGTCTACAAGGGCTGGACCCAGAAGTTCCGCGAGGACCTGCGGGCAACTGGGGGATCCGAAGTGTCGAAGGGCGTGACCGTCACCGGCACGGTGGGCTACATCGCCAAGGGCGTCGCCCTGGGAGTGGTCGGCGGGCTGTTCGCCTTCGCCGCCGTCACGGCCGACCCCGAGAAGGCGCAGGGAATCGACGGCGCGATCGAGAGCCTCCTGGGAGCCCCTGGCGGCCAGCTGATCGTCGTGCTCGTCGGCGTGGGCTTCGGCGCCTACGGCCTGTACTCGTTCGCAAGGGCGCGCTACGCGCGCATGTGA
- a CDS encoding 4-(cytidine 5'-diphospho)-2-C-methyl-D-erythritol kinase — MTRSVTVRAPGKVNLQLSVGPVQVDGYHPLATVFQAVDLYETVTATPREDDAIVLTVGAARGADVDLTAVPLDATNIAARAALALREAFGVSEGVDLDIVKGVPVAGGMAGGSADAAATLLACAEVWDLGVSRAQLDEIAAGLGADVPFVLHGHTAVGLGRGDDITPAMSRGRFHWVLATQAQGLSTAEVYREFDRMVADGEREAATPAISDAIMVALVAGNAEALGDALVNDLQPAALSLAPHLQSVMDAALEADALGVMVSGSGPTVAALARSRQHALAIAAHLTVSDTADAVVAASGPAPGAVLVT; from the coding sequence ATGACCCGCTCCGTCACCGTACGCGCCCCAGGCAAGGTCAACCTGCAGCTGTCGGTCGGGCCCGTCCAGGTCGATGGGTATCACCCGCTCGCCACGGTCTTCCAGGCAGTCGACCTGTACGAGACGGTGACGGCGACCCCACGCGAGGACGACGCGATCGTGCTGACGGTCGGAGCCGCGAGGGGCGCGGACGTAGACCTCACGGCGGTCCCCCTCGACGCCACCAACATCGCTGCGCGCGCCGCACTGGCGCTCCGGGAGGCCTTTGGCGTCAGTGAGGGCGTCGACCTCGACATCGTCAAGGGCGTGCCGGTGGCCGGCGGGATGGCGGGCGGCAGCGCCGATGCGGCGGCCACGCTGCTCGCCTGCGCCGAGGTCTGGGACCTCGGGGTGTCGCGCGCTCAGCTCGACGAGATCGCGGCCGGGCTGGGGGCGGACGTGCCCTTCGTGCTTCACGGGCACACCGCTGTCGGCCTCGGTCGCGGCGATGACATCACTCCCGCCATGTCGCGGGGCCGGTTCCACTGGGTGCTCGCCACCCAGGCGCAGGGGCTCTCGACGGCCGAGGTCTACCGGGAGTTCGATCGCATGGTGGCCGACGGCGAGCGCGAGGCGGCCACCCCGGCCATCAGCGATGCCATCATGGTGGCGCTCGTGGCCGGCAACGCGGAGGCGTTGGGGGACGCTCTCGTCAACGACCTTCAGCCCGCGGCACTGTCGCTCGCTCCGCACCTGCAGTCCGTCATGGACGCGGCGCTCGAGGCGGACGCCCTGGGCGTGATGGTCTCCGGCTCAGGTCCCACCGTCGCCGCGCTCGCGCGGTCGCGACAGCACGCGCTCGCGATCGCGGCGCACCTCACGGTCTCCGATACGGCCGATGCGGTGGTCGCCGCCTCCGGGCCCGCGCCCGGCGCAGTCCTGGTGACATAG
- the mscL gene encoding large conductance mechanosensitive channel protein MscL codes for MVKGFKDFIARGNVVDLAVAVVIGAAFAMVISAIVDGLITPLIAAIFGEPDLTSVATFEVNGAVFSLGLVLDALFNFLAVAAAIYFLVVVPLNKLAERRKRGEAAPDEPVSPTEIQLLTEIRDALEVRKQP; via the coding sequence ATGGTCAAGGGATTCAAGGACTTCATCGCACGCGGCAATGTGGTCGACCTCGCCGTCGCCGTAGTCATCGGCGCCGCCTTCGCCATGGTCATCAGCGCCATCGTCGACGGCCTCATCACGCCGCTCATCGCCGCGATCTTCGGCGAGCCGGACCTCACGAGCGTCGCCACCTTCGAGGTCAACGGCGCAGTGTTCAGCCTCGGCCTCGTGCTGGACGCGCTCTTCAACTTCCTGGCCGTCGCCGCCGCGATCTACTTCCTGGTGGTGGTGCCGCTCAACAAGCTCGCCGAGCGCCGCAAGCGGGGCGAGGCTGCTCCCGACGAGCCCGTCAGCCCCACCGAGATCCAACTGCTCACCGAGATCAGGGACGCGCTCGAGGTTCGCAAGCAGCCGTAG
- a CDS encoding 50S ribosomal protein L25/general stress protein Ctc, whose protein sequence is MADKLTLVAEHRTEFGKGFARRIRATDKIPAVLYGHGTAPDHIVLPGHETMMALKNPNALLSIDIDGKKTLSIAKDVQRDPIKRTIVHVDLLIVKKGEKITVDVPVHLEGESAPGTIHVLEINSLEILAEATHLPEYITVSIDGMEEGDKLLAGDITLPQGSELEGDPEQLIVHISVPRTAAEEEADEAAAAGGDDEGSSDESASEDDEN, encoded by the coding sequence ATGGCTGACAAACTGACGCTCGTCGCCGAGCACCGCACCGAGTTCGGCAAGGGCTTCGCCCGCCGCATCCGTGCCACCGACAAGATCCCGGCCGTGCTCTACGGCCACGGCACCGCCCCCGATCACATCGTGCTGCCGGGTCACGAGACCATGATGGCGCTCAAGAACCCGAACGCGCTCCTGAGCATCGACATCGATGGCAAGAAGACGCTGTCGATCGCGAAGGACGTTCAGCGCGATCCGATCAAGCGCACCATCGTCCACGTCGACCTGCTCATCGTGAAGAAGGGCGAGAAGATCACGGTCGACGTGCCCGTGCACCTCGAGGGCGAGTCCGCCCCCGGCACCATCCACGTGCTCGAGATCAACTCGCTGGAGATCCTCGCCGAGGCGACGCACCTTCCGGAGTACATCACCGTGTCGATCGACGGCATGGAGGAGGGCGACAAGCTGCTGGCCGGCGACATCACGCTGCCCCAGGGCTCGGAGCTCGAGGGCGACCCCGAGCAGCTGATCGTCCACATCTCCGTGCCGCGCACCGCTGCCGAGGAGGAGGCCGACGAGGCCGCCGCCGCTGGTGGCGACGACGAGGGCTCCTCCGACGAGTCCGCGTCCGAGGACGACGAGAACTGA
- the glmU gene encoding bifunctional UDP-N-acetylglucosamine diphosphorylase/glucosamine-1-phosphate N-acetyltransferase GlmU, producing MSRTRPAAVMILAAGAGTRMKSATPKVLHSIAGRSLVGHALTAAAALEPHRVAVVVRHDRERVAAHIREIAPHALLADQDEIPGTGRAVYCGLSTLDATAVAARVAGGEVGDISVLDTQLDGAVVVTSGDVPLVDGDLLGALVDAHDESGAAVTLLTARVDDPTGYGRVVRDAGTDEVVEIVEHKDASAEQRAITEINAGIYVFDAAVLRDALARLGQDNAQGEMYLTDVVAIARGDGGHVFPFVAPDARATEGVNDRVQLAAAGKALNDRILQRWMREGVSIVDPATTWIDADATLAPDATILPGTQLHGQTEIATGATVGPDCTLTDVLVGPGAVVVRTHAERAQIGAGATVGPFAHLRPGSVVGEGGKVGEFVGVKNSVIGPNAKVPHLSYVGDAEIGEGTNVGAGTIFVNYDGVNKHRSTVGSHVRIGSDNTLIAPLTIGDGAYTGAGTTVRHDVPPGALAINSSPQQTVEGWVARRRAGTTSAEAAKRATDADDNADGLSSTSPAATADDSKGDA from the coding sequence GTGAGCCGCACGCGACCCGCCGCCGTGATGATCCTCGCCGCCGGCGCAGGCACCCGCATGAAGTCGGCCACTCCCAAGGTGCTGCACTCGATCGCCGGGCGCTCGCTCGTGGGCCACGCGCTCACGGCCGCCGCCGCATTGGAGCCGCACCGGGTGGCCGTCGTCGTCCGTCATGATCGTGAACGCGTCGCGGCTCACATCCGTGAGATCGCGCCGCACGCGCTGCTGGCGGACCAGGACGAGATCCCCGGAACGGGCCGCGCGGTGTACTGCGGGCTCTCGACCCTTGACGCCACTGCCGTCGCGGCGCGCGTCGCGGGCGGAGAGGTGGGCGACATCTCGGTGCTCGACACTCAGCTCGACGGCGCCGTGGTCGTCACCAGCGGCGATGTGCCGCTCGTCGACGGCGATCTCCTGGGCGCGCTGGTTGATGCTCATGATGAGTCCGGCGCTGCCGTGACGCTCCTGACCGCGCGCGTCGACGACCCCACCGGGTATGGGCGCGTGGTGCGCGACGCCGGCACCGACGAGGTGGTCGAGATCGTCGAGCACAAGGACGCAAGCGCGGAGCAGCGCGCGATCACCGAGATCAACGCCGGCATCTATGTGTTCGATGCGGCGGTGCTGCGCGACGCGCTCGCGCGCCTGGGCCAGGACAACGCGCAGGGCGAGATGTATCTCACCGACGTGGTGGCGATCGCCCGGGGCGACGGCGGTCACGTGTTCCCGTTCGTGGCGCCCGACGCCAGGGCGACCGAGGGCGTGAACGACCGAGTTCAGCTCGCGGCGGCGGGCAAGGCGCTCAACGACCGGATCCTGCAGCGATGGATGCGCGAGGGCGTCAGCATCGTGGACCCCGCGACCACCTGGATCGACGCAGACGCGACCCTCGCGCCAGACGCCACCATCCTTCCCGGCACGCAGCTGCACGGGCAGACGGAGATCGCCACCGGCGCGACGGTCGGTCCCGACTGCACGCTGACGGACGTTCTCGTGGGTCCCGGCGCCGTCGTGGTGCGCACTCACGCCGAGCGCGCGCAGATCGGTGCGGGCGCGACCGTAGGTCCGTTCGCCCACCTGCGGCCCGGCAGCGTCGTCGGCGAGGGCGGCAAGGTCGGAGAGTTCGTGGGCGTCAAGAACTCGGTCATCGGCCCGAACGCCAAGGTGCCTCACCTCAGCTACGTCGGCGACGCGGAGATCGGCGAGGGCACGAACGTGGGGGCCGGCACCATCTTCGTCAACTACGACGGCGTCAACAAGCACCGCTCCACCGTCGGATCGCACGTGCGGATCGGCTCGGACAACACCTTGATCGCGCCGCTCACCATCGGCGACGGCGCCTACACCGGCGCGGGCACGACGGTGCGCCACGACGTGCCACCAGGCGCGCTCGCCATCAACTCGTCACCGCAGCAGACCGTCGAGGGATGGGTCGCGCGGCGTCGCGCCGGCACGACCTCGGCCGAGGCGGCCAAGCGGGCAACAGATGCTGACGACAACGCCGACGGGCTATCGTCGACTTCACCGGCCGCGACGGCCGACGACTCCAAGGGAGACGCATGA
- a CDS encoding phosphatase PAP2 family protein, whose protein sequence is MIGHGPGTTAPTARMAGRALATRVLVPTAALWVAVVGAGFLVVDVLALDERAINAAFEDARTPALNDVSAVVSRLGDTEVLIATCLLVAAFIWWQSRQWWFAMVPVLALGLQALVFITSSIVVGRSRPEVEPLSHAPPTSSFPSGHTGATAAAYLAFALCATRIRHTGLRITIQVLCVVMPIAMAVSRIYRGMHHPTDVIMGLIVGATCALIAWNWLPTRDAAERVIEATAADDSARASARMPSERDGTTTG, encoded by the coding sequence ATGATCGGTCACGGACCTGGGACGACTGCGCCCACCGCCCGGATGGCGGGCCGCGCCCTCGCGACGCGAGTCCTGGTGCCCACCGCGGCACTGTGGGTCGCCGTCGTCGGCGCCGGATTCCTCGTCGTCGACGTGCTCGCTCTCGATGAGCGCGCGATCAATGCGGCGTTCGAGGACGCGCGCACCCCTGCGCTCAACGACGTCTCGGCTGTCGTGTCGCGGCTCGGCGACACGGAGGTGCTCATCGCCACGTGCCTGCTGGTGGCGGCCTTCATCTGGTGGCAGTCGCGTCAATGGTGGTTCGCGATGGTGCCCGTGCTGGCGCTCGGACTCCAGGCGCTCGTCTTCATCACCTCGTCGATCGTGGTGGGGCGCTCGCGACCCGAGGTCGAGCCCCTGAGTCACGCGCCTCCCACGTCGAGCTTCCCGAGCGGTCACACGGGTGCGACGGCCGCCGCCTATCTGGCGTTCGCGCTCTGCGCGACCCGCATCCGCCACACGGGCCTGCGCATCACCATTCAGGTGCTGTGCGTGGTGATGCCCATCGCGATGGCCGTGTCCCGCATCTACCGCGGCATGCACCATCCGACGGACGTCATCATGGGTCTCATCGTGGGGGCGACGTGCGCCCTCATCGCGTGGAACTGGCTTCCCACCAGGGACGCCGCGGAGCGAGTGATCGAGGCGACCGCCGCAGACGACTCCGCCCGCGCATCGGCCCGCATGCCGAGCGAGCGCGACGGGACGACGACGGGCTGA
- the rsmA gene encoding 16S rRNA (adenine(1518)-N(6)/adenine(1519)-N(6))-dimethyltransferase RsmA: MADLLGPSDIRTLAETLGTSPAKKWGQNFVVDAGTVRRIARIAALGSEDHVVEVGPGLGSLTLALLETGATVTAVEIDPILAEALPRTVAERASAESTRLTVLQADALIVTDLPLPPTALVANLPYNVSVPVILHLLEHFPSIERVLVMVQSEVADRLAAPPGSRTYGIPSAKAAWYGATRRAGGVGRAVFWPVPRVDSALVLIERREPPETTATRREVFAVIDAAFAQRRKGLRGALSGIAGSAAAAEAALRSVGIEPLTRGEQLDIVAFARIAEALAATDPPTSDMVEA, encoded by the coding sequence GTGGCGGACCTGCTCGGCCCGTCTGATATCCGCACCCTCGCCGAGACCCTCGGCACGTCCCCCGCGAAGAAGTGGGGCCAGAACTTCGTCGTCGACGCCGGTACGGTGCGCCGCATCGCTCGCATCGCCGCTCTGGGATCCGAGGACCACGTGGTCGAGGTCGGTCCAGGCCTCGGCTCCCTGACGCTCGCCCTCCTCGAGACGGGCGCGACCGTCACCGCCGTCGAGATCGACCCGATCCTCGCGGAAGCGCTGCCGCGCACCGTGGCTGAGCGCGCATCGGCCGAGTCCACTCGATTGACCGTGCTGCAGGCCGATGCCCTGATCGTCACCGATCTCCCCTTGCCGCCGACCGCGCTCGTGGCGAACCTGCCGTACAACGTGTCGGTGCCGGTGATCCTTCACCTGCTCGAGCACTTCCCGTCGATCGAACGGGTGCTGGTGATGGTGCAGTCGGAGGTCGCTGACCGGCTCGCTGCCCCGCCAGGATCCCGGACCTACGGCATCCCGTCCGCGAAGGCCGCGTGGTACGGGGCCACCCGACGTGCCGGCGGAGTGGGGCGCGCCGTCTTCTGGCCCGTGCCCCGCGTGGACAGCGCCCTGGTGCTCATCGAGCGACGGGAGCCGCCGGAGACCACGGCGACCCGACGAGAGGTCTTCGCGGTGATCGACGCGGCGTTCGCCCAGCGCCGCAAGGGGCTGCGTGGCGCGCTCTCCGGCATCGCCGGGTCGGCGGCCGCCGCCGAGGCTGCGCTGCGTTCCGTCGGGATCGAGCCCCTCACGCGAGGGGAGCAGCTCGATATCGTGGCGTTCGCCCGCATCGCCGAGGCCCTGGCCGCCACTGACCCGCCCACCTCTGACATGGTGGAGGCATGA
- a CDS encoding TetR/AcrR family transcriptional regulator: protein MTARERREQLLAVARTLFAERGFEGTSVEEIAARADVSKPVVYEHFGGKEGVYAVIVDREVQALLGSLTGALDERGHPRQLVERAAMALLDYIESSPDGFRMLVRDSPVAQGTGTFSSLIGDVAAQVEHLLAHQFSKRGLDPSSAPIYSQMLVGMVALTGQHWAEVREPSKDEVAAHLVNLAWNGLSNFESVHRENVGRTPTVD from the coding sequence ATGACCGCCCGTGAGCGGCGCGAGCAGCTGCTCGCCGTCGCCCGCACGCTGTTCGCGGAGCGAGGGTTCGAGGGCACGTCCGTGGAGGAGATCGCGGCCCGCGCCGACGTCTCGAAGCCCGTGGTCTACGAGCACTTCGGTGGCAAGGAGGGCGTCTACGCCGTCATCGTCGACCGCGAGGTCCAGGCGCTGCTCGGATCGCTCACCGGAGCCCTCGACGAGCGTGGCCATCCCCGCCAGCTCGTGGAGCGCGCCGCGATGGCGCTGCTCGACTACATCGAGTCCTCGCCCGACGGCTTCCGCATGCTCGTGCGCGACTCCCCCGTGGCCCAGGGCACCGGGACGTTCTCCTCGCTCATCGGCGATGTGGCCGCGCAGGTCGAGCACCTGCTCGCGCACCAGTTCTCCAAGCGCGGACTCGACCCGTCGAGCGCGCCCATCTACTCGCAGATGCTGGTGGGCATGGTCGCGCTCACCGGTCAGCACTGGGCCGAGGTGCGCGAGCCTTCCAAGGACGAGGTTGCCGCGCACCTGGTGAATCTCGCGTGGAACGGACTCAGCAACTTCGAGAGCGTGCACAGGGAGAACGTTGGGCGCACTCCCACCGTCGACTGA
- a CDS encoding G5 domain-containing protein has translation MSYRRTTPAEGGRRDRRERTAVRMRRTHAAAATLALGAFAVGSFASVGVNAWAADEDASASQAVANESIAPVSAAAADLEVVVRTEEVELDHGSVEEKDFDEMEGTSTVVTEGKEGTALVSYTVTLKDGVEVERDEDMRVVVEEPVDEVVAVGARTAPTIPTTTNAGANRALGRELAAQRGWTGDEWNCLNALFTKESNWRHNAQNPSSSAYGIPQSLPGSKMASVGSDWRTNPATQITWGLNYISGRYGTPCGAWGHSQSRGWY, from the coding sequence GTGAGCTACCGACGCACGACGCCCGCTGAGGGCGGACGCCGCGACCGCCGCGAGCGCACCGCCGTCCGCATGCGCCGCACCCACGCCGCTGCCGCGACCCTTGCCCTGGGAGCCTTCGCCGTGGGCTCGTTCGCCTCCGTGGGCGTGAATGCCTGGGCTGCCGACGAGGACGCCTCCGCGAGCCAGGCAGTGGCCAACGAGTCGATCGCCCCCGTCTCCGCTGCGGCCGCCGACCTCGAGGTGGTCGTGCGCACCGAGGAGGTCGAGCTCGACCACGGGTCGGTCGAGGAGAAGGACTTCGACGAGATGGAGGGCACCTCCACCGTCGTCACCGAGGGCAAGGAAGGGACCGCCCTCGTGAGCTACACCGTGACCCTGAAGGACGGCGTCGAGGTCGAGCGCGACGAGGACATGCGCGTGGTCGTCGAAGAGCCGGTCGATGAGGTCGTCGCAGTGGGTGCCCGCACCGCACCGACGATTCCGACCACGACCAACGCAGGCGCCAACCGTGCCCTCGGCCGTGAGCTCGCCGCTCAGCGAGGGTGGACGGGCGATGAGTGGAACTGCCTCAACGCGCTGTTCACCAAGGAGTCGAACTGGCGCCACAACGCCCAGAACCCCTCCTCGAGCGCCTACGGCATTCCGCAGTCGCTGCCCGGTTCCAAGATGGCCTCGGTCGGCTCCGACTGGCGCACGAACCCCGCGACGCAGATCACGTGGGGCCTGAACTACATCAGCGGCCGCTACGGCACCCCCTGTGGCGCCTGGGGCCACTCCCAGTCCCGCGGCTGGTACTAG